ACACCAAGGTAGGATGATGCTGAATGTAACTATTGATGAAATTCAACGTGATCCCTTGAAGTACCTTCATCAGGTAGAGGCAGGCGAAACTCTTATCATTGTTAGATCTGACAAACCTATTGCCGAACTTAGACCTATTGCCAGTAGTAAGCAATTACGCCCATTTGGTTTGTGTGCAGGTGAGTTTATTGTTCCAGATGATTTCGATGCTCCCTTGCCGGAAGACCTTCTTAGCGCATTCGAGGGCAAATGAGGATTTTGCTAGATACCCATATCTTTCTATGGTTCATCAGTGGCGATACCCAGTTATCAACAGATGTTCGGGATGCAATTCGTGATCCAGACAATGAGGTTTATCTGAGCGCAATCTCAGTCTGGGAAGCAATTGTCAAGTACCAGTTGGGCAAGCTACCTCTGCCGGAGCATCCCGAAACGTATTTACCCAAACAGCGCGATCTACATCAAATAGCCAGTCTTGC
This Neosynechococcus sphagnicola sy1 DNA region includes the following protein-coding sequences:
- a CDS encoding type II toxin-antitoxin system Phd/YefM family antitoxin: MMLNVTIDEIQRDPLKYLHQVEAGETLIIVRSDKPIAELRPIASSKQLRPFGLCAGEFIVPDDFDAPLPEDLLSAFEGK
- a CDS encoding type II toxin-antitoxin system VapC family toxin — translated: MLDTHIFLWFISGDTQLSTDVRDAIRDPDNEVYLSAISVWEAIVKYQLGKLPLPEHPETYLPKQRDLHQIASLALDEISVVQLAKLPLLHRDPFDRMPICQALQNGLTIATVDTAIRAYSVNVM